TCACACGATTCTTATCGTCTGTTCCAGTTGCAAAGCCAGCGACCTCAGCAGCCGGATACCCATGGCAGAGAACGTCCCACTTTTTTACATCAAAAAAATAGTTTTCTAGTTAATTACCCAAACTAAAACGATATGAAAATAACGACACGTAAAAAAGAAAATTAAAATGTGGACATGTCTAATCAACCTAACTATATACATATATACCTGGTGGCGAATCTCGAGATTTGTAAGGAAATTGTAGACTTCGAGAGGAGAGAGAGGGAGACATAAAGATGAAGCGGCGCAGACAATGAGACCCGTCGGTTGACCAAACTCTGAGTTTACCCGCACCGAAACCCTAACTCCACTGCTGTTGGTTTCAGACAGTTGAGAAAAATCGTAGTTTCCAGACATTTTTAGTATCCACGCAAAGTTCTTCAACATTCTTTCTCCTAAATTCATGAGGCTCCTTCTTCCCTCTATAGTTTTCACAACTATAATAAAAAAAGAAGAGAAAAGTATCTTGAAGTATTAAACATATATATATATATATATATATAAGAATTTAACACACTAAAGGTTCACATATTAGAGTGTCTCTCTCAAACCAGACTAATAATTATTTTTCTGTATAAAAGATTTTAAGTAAGTATTTGTTTGTTTTTAATATGCGGTTATATATAAAAGTACCTCCTGCTAAGTCGGTGGTGGGGAAGACGGAGATGGAGGATAGATGGAGCCTCTCACACATTCTTTCAAGAGTAACGGTCCAACGGCGAGCTCCGTAGCCAAACCCGCCGCATAAGAGGTCTCTGTAAATCCGATGTGTCCGCACTTTCTCATTTACTTCCACGTGCTCCATCCACGTAACCTGCTCATTTTGTTTGTCATAGTTATAGTTTTAGGGTACTGCAAAAAGGTTTAGAATGTTGTACATGTTTTGATTACTTATCAAAAGTATGACATATTTTCTTTCTAACCTCAGTAGCAATATGAGGTAAAACGGTAGAGCATATGAGTTATAATATGTCATGCATTTAAGATATGAGTAACCATTTCCCAAAATCAAATGGTTTTCTACTTGGATCGTTTTTTTTTTGGTATTGGTTATATATGTATTAGTTCAGTGTGTTGATCAATATTCATGGATAAATTGATAACAAGATACTAATTAATGACACTTGCATATATATTAAATGTGTTGATCATATTCATGGATAAATTGATCAATATTCATGATAAATTGATAAAAAGATACTTGCATATATATTAAAAAGACAAACAAAAGAAGAGAGTGTGTGACCTTAGAGAGACCATTGGGCAAGGCTTGGATGAGACAACCGGACGGACGTTTGGAGCAAGTCGGACTCTCAAAGTCAATGTTTACATGATGACACGAGACGTCAGCAATCACCCAGAGATCGTCTTCAATTTGTTGGCAACATCTTAGGATCATAAACTCTCTCGGTGGCACCAATGGCGACAATATATGCAGTTGCTCATAGATCTATTTTATATATCAGCCCATTTTTGTTTCATCAGATACTTATATTTATTAAGAGTTAAAAACATAAAATTAGAATGTTATAAAATTCATACCAGTTGCGAGAAGTTTTGTCTTTGTGTGTCCATGGACTCCAGCACGTGAATCGTTTTAGCTTCGTTCACAATTGTTGAGAAAATCCTCGCCCATTTCTCCTGAAATGTTTTATATTTTAGACTGGAAATTGAATTTATGAAAAGAACTTCCTAGAGTTTTCATATTAGCATGACAACTACTATTTATATATCATGGTACAAATAAGACTACTATAGCTTCCATACTATAGCTTCCATAAGATATCATAGTTTAGATATAATTTATAATTAAGATACATACCGTATCGAAGAACATGTCCACCAAGTTTCTTGCATCCATAGGAACCACCACCACTTCTTTAGAAGACTCAATACGAGCACTTGGGCTCTTCAAATGGCTAATATTTGTAAAAGACTTCTCATAGTTCTCTTGGTCAATGACGAGTCTATCATCAATAGACGACTTGATCCACATCGGTTCTTCGATATGAATCAGTCTTATAATTTCTGTCACGGCATTTACCATCGTTTGAGACATCATCATTTTCTCCATTTGAGATAGCGGCTGGAAATGCTGAGGCGGTTGGGCGTTGTTGATGTGTTCATGAGTATATGGTTCTCTTTCCAAGCTTGGTGGCTCGAGGGGAGGGTTTGAAGAGGTCCCGTAGGAGACATGAGGGTTACTGGAAGTTGATGCTAGGGAATTGACGCTAGGTATTGAGTGGCCTCCGTTATTGTTTACGAAGTCTGAGATTTGTTCACGCTGATATCCATATTTTGATCAACAAAAAATTAGTGGTTTTAATGGTAATGTAGATACAGTTTTCATGAATATAGTACAATTTCAATTTTTTTTTATATAACTTTTCTGTATCCATTTTACATTAAAGTTTATATATTAGTTGAGAAATTTTTTGAGCAATTTTAAATATTTTATTATATTTAATATATTAAATGAACGGTGAACCAGAATCTAATCTTATATTGCATGTTTAACAAGTCAAAATATAAAAATGAAAAGCCAAAAATAAATATTTGTTGTTTTGACTAAAAACAAACACTTATTTAAGAAGAGCATTTTTAGTTGAAAGAGCTTGTAAAGAAATGTATAATTTACATATTTATATTGCTATCCATAAGGATATTATATTGAACATTAACCAGTATCTTTTTCTTATTTTAGGAATTCATCTGATCAAAATCAAATTATAAATTTAAAATAAAAAAAATATATGTGAAAATGAACCTGTCTTTTGAGATATGCGTTATGTGCACGCATTTTTTGGAGATATAGTTCGCGTTCTTCTTTCCCAGGACGAGGACCACCACATGGAGGGCAAGTCACAGTTTTTAGTGCCTCTTGTATCACTTCGTTTTCACGTCTTATTCTTATGTTCTCTGCTCTAAGTGATGCGTTGAATACTTTTTCGCTTTGAGCCTATAATTCAAAAAAAAAATTGTAACTGAAAGAATTTCAAGGCCAATCTATTTTTTTTTTTGGAAAATACAATTACGTATTAGCTCCACTGTGGTGGGAAAAATATCTAACATGCATCCATCGAAATTCAGAATTGATTGTGACGAACAAAATGATGACTTGTAAACCAATTAAATCTGCTTAGATTAACTAAATCACTTCATATCATGTACTAAATTATAATATATAGAGAAGAAATACTAGAAATGATGACAAAAAATTACTTTGGCTTGTGTTCTTTTGTTTTGGAACCAAAATTTGATTTGTTTCGGTTTAAGTTTCAGTTCTTCGCCCAATTTATGTCGCTGCATATCATCTGGATGAGGACATTCCTTAAAATACCTTAAATCAATTTACAAATTAATTATTAATTAAGAAAGTCTTAATCAAAAATAAAAACTAACATAAAACTACATTAAGATCTTACGCTTCAAGCCTTTGAATTTGATGAATAGAGTGGCGATGGTAAATCTTATTATCCCCATTGGTTGTGCTCATCGAAGTTTCCAGTCCATTGCTTGAACTGCTATCATGATTAGAATCCATTTTTTTCTCACCCAAATGAAAACAATCTACATATAGTATATTAACCACTTAAGGCTATTTATATAAAAAAAAACTATAATAGACATATTTGATTTAATATTTTCAAAGATATATAAGTTTATTCTATGGCCTTAAGATTTTATTAATAATAAATGGAATAAGTATGTAAAGCCTAAAAACAAAACAAACAAAACCATTTATGAAAGAAATCTCGTTACAGATTTTCTCTTTTGAGGGGACGTTACTGTAAAGGGTATTAATGAAATGTTTTTATATTATTTTCAGCAAAAACAATTATCATAATCTCTTATATTTTGGATTTATAGGCATTTTCAGTTAGCCCACATATGGATAAGGATTAGGTACAAAAAATATAGAATATATTGTCTAGCTATTAAATCAAGGTGAGGTGACAAATGTTAAAGCGAGATACTGGGTTTTAAACATAAACTGTGGACACAAAAAAAAAACAAAGTATACTTAAATCTGGAAGTTAAATTCTTATAATAAATATGAGTTAGGCTTTTTATGATTAAAGTGAAATATAAATATTCTATAATTTAGAAAATTTATATTATGGCATTTTACAATATTTAGAGTTTATATGCATTTTTTGTCAAAATTTTAAAGTGATTTATGTTGAGAAATTTCCATGCTTTAAGCAATATAACGTAGGAGGGTTTATTGGTAAGTGAATTTTCATGAACTTTAAATTTTTTAAGAATCCATTGTTATTGGTTCTTAGATTTCAAAAATCTAAGTAGAATCCATTGTTACTGGTTTAAGAATTTTCAAAATTCATTCAAATTTCTTGTTATTCAAAAAATTTAGTTATTATTGATTCTCTAATTTTAACTAAATCTAGTATTATTGGGAGATGAATTCTATTCATTTTTACTCATAAGACTCAACTTTTAAAATATCATATGTATCCATATGATTTTCAAAATCCTTGTGATTAAAAAACTAGAAAACAAAATAATTATTCTTACCAAATATCTATGCTTTAAATCTAAATTATTTGTTCAAAACTATAATTCATTACATTTATATACTTTTACATTTTAAAAAATTATTTTTAAAACATTATATTTTTTTAAAATATTATACTTTTACATTACATTTACAAATCTTAATAATTTAAAATATTTTTTTAAATAGTTTCAAAAAACATTTTCGAATTTCAAAAAGAAATTTTGAATTTGTTTTTTAAAAAATAGAAAAATTATAAAAATGTTCGAATTTGAAAATGTATAATTCGAAATTATATAAAAACAACTTTTTTATTTTTTATTACTTATACATCTACACAACAAGGGTAAAATAGTCTTTTATCTTTTAAATAATTTTTTTTTGGGTCATTTTTTAATGCTCTTTTTGCGATAAAATCTTTTAAAATGGCTATTTAAGAAAAAAAATTCAATTTTGTATATATCAGTATAAATAATCTTACTATATGATTTTGAAAATAAATAGATTCTATATTTATTTTACAAAAAAAATGATAGAAAAGAGGTAATACAAATTTATGAAAATCTATATCAATCTAAAAAATTTATGATCAAATTTTATAAGTCAATGTATATAAATTTTCACAATCCACATAACTTTTTAAAATGTATAAACTCTCAAAATTCAGAAACTCTACACAAATTCACATAGCTTACACATCAAAACTCATTTTCATTACTTTCACTTTATATATACACTAGTATTATCCTTGTGCTATGCACGGGCTAGTTTTCCATGCATTTAAATAATTTTATTTAATAAATATTCATATTTTCTGGAGCTAATAAACTGAATAGCTAAAATTAGTAGTTTCACAATCAAACATAACCATTAAAAGCAATTTTTATCAGTTTTATCGAAAAAGAACTGAACACCAACACATCAAAATATGACAAAAAATATTGAATGATTCGTTTAGTTCTATTTGCAACTGTGTTTTAAATAAGTTTTCTTTAAAATAAAAATCTGTTTACTTTTAATACTCTAAAATTCAAAGTGAAACTAAAGTAAAATATAAAAACCATTTTCTTGGCACAAATATGAAAACCATTAAACTTTTATTGAAAGTATATTTATACTATTTCTTTTTTAAATCTGATACCCGATAGAGAGATAAATGCCCAATTATAAATAAATGAGCATATCTTGGGATTTTATTTTTGAACTTGCGTTTTGTTATTCACTTCCACCCCTTTTTTGTGCAGTCATCACAAACCTGGGAACTTCAATGATACTATATACATATAATTAGTTAATCTAACATAGTAGACTTGTAAGCATATGTTAATGCTATAAAAACATATTTGTAAAAATTGTCAAACCAAAACAAACGTAAATACTCAATTTATATATAGCAGATTCAGATAAACTTACTGATACCAAATTGCTGACAAAGCTCTGAGTTTTTTGAAGATTTACAGCAGTACGTAACCATCTTCAACATGAATCCTGCAAAAATAATTTAAAAAATTTAGAGAATTTTAATTTGAGAAGGAACAAACATAATATCAATAACGGTTAGGTATAAACTTTATGGATATTTTTTAGCTACACTCAAAACACACAGACAAATATGAAGAAGAAACGATGGAAAGAAAAAAAAGGAGGAAAAGAATAAATTAGTTAACGATGGAACTGGGAAGTTATGGTTGCACATTTTCTTTTTGAATAATAAACGTGTTGTTAGTGATATGAGAAAATTTAGAGAGTTAGACATTTATAGTTGCTGAAAAATTGATGACCGTAGAAAGATATTTTTTCATTGATATTGTTCTTTTTGTTAAACATATGTACATGTGTGAGAACTTTGCTGGTTATTAGATTTGTGTGTTTTCAATATATAAAAGATGAAAATTGTTTAATGGTGAAAAAATTACGGGATAAAAATTCTGACAAAAACCAGGTATCTAGATAGTTGGAGATTTTTGCAAAAAAATAGGAGACCGAAGAAAAGAAAGTTTCATCAATCGTTTTGTCTTAATGGTTTTTCTATAAGTTTTGAGAAAAATTAGGAAGTAATTAGTTAATATTTAGCCTACAGAAATATTCAATTGTTTTTTTCTTGCTTTCAAGGCTTTTTCACTTGTCAATTGTTTTTAATTATTTTTTTAAACTTTTTCACGTGGCACTATCTAATTAGTTAGGCGACTTGCGTTTTAGTATATAAGAGATATGCATTTACCAACATTATTTTACTCTGGAGCTCTGAAAACCTTTGAGCAGATACTGTTTATTCGATACAGTATGATCATTTTGGGAATATGTTTATAGTTCTCCAAAAAGTTTTGGGTGTTGGTCAGTGATCTTATGGATAGAGTTATATGTTTGATTTATTATTTGTTTTTGCCTAACGTTTTTTTTTTACTTTCTTTTTAATGTAATGTGTTAGTATGTAATATTAACTATGGTTAGGTGCCTAGGTGGAATATATATATGTTCTGCAACTTGTTCTTTATATTTCATCAAATTTTTCATAGTCTCAAAGATGGAATCGGTTTGTGATAGAGTTTTTCTTTTCATAGCATTATTTGAATCTATTATTATACATATGTGTGACCAGGGACGTCTTTGAAATGTTGGAGGCCATAAATTAGTAAGGTTTTAACAATTTTTTTAATATAAATTTGGTGCTTTTTTAATGTGAATTTTTTGAAAAATTTTGAAGACCTTAGTCTAATGTTTCATTTTGTTATGCTCGGGATCACCCCTATGTGTGATACATACTAGACATCACAATAGACATGTTTACTTAGTTTCCAAAGTAACGTTTTCAATTTTTTTTGTTAAAGCTTTGTTAAGAGTGGTATAATAATAAACACCATTGACAATTACATGAACTGATTTCTTAGCTAATGTAGTGCAGGTCCATTGCTTTCATTATTTTAACAATCACTATATAAATTCATATCCCACTAACAGCCCCTTATATGCTTTAGATTTTTAGAAACATTATATAAATTTATTTTCATAGAATTTCATAATATACAAAATTTTCTAAACACTTTTTCCAAATTTAACAAATATCTCAACTTTTAAAATCAACAAACTCAATATAAATCTTACTTCCACTAATACTCTAGTTACTGATCAGAAACATTTTGTTGACAAAAAAGTGATAAACATTTTATACTCCGTACGTATTTTGTAACTGGTACAAAAGTTTTGCAACCATTTACGGAGATGGTAACAGTCGTGATGAGTTGGCTGTTCCATGTGTTGGCACATGATTTTTTGTGGACAGCTAGAACCAGCCCTACTATAGGTCATCTTGTGCTTGAACTCTGATATTTTAATTGTATAGTACAGTATATAGATTATGATCATTTTGGGAATATCTTTAATTTCCAAAACGTTGTTGGTCGTTGTTGTTATCGGTAGAGTTGTCACATGTTTAATAGGTTTAATTTATTTTTTTTTATTTTGGCTAATGTTTATTTTCTGCCTTCATGTGATATGTCAGTATGTACTATAGTGACTATTGGTAGGTGAATATGGAATATATGTTCTGCCACATTTTTTTTTAAAAATCGTTCATCTACATATTTTCCAAAAACTATACTTGGAACATCTTTCTCTCTAAAAGTTTTGGAGGTCACAACTCACCGAGTCAAAAGATCTGAATGATGATCGCGGTAATGCAAGCGTACAGAATAAAAATGCGGTACGATACAACTACGCTTCATGCAACTACGCTTCATGCGCTATATCGGATAAATATTGTCTTCAAAGAATAATTGGTATGAAATAATGTTCGGTTGATGCAAAATATTTTGCGGTGCCGAATAGATATATAGTTACTAAAAATATGAAATATATACGGATTTATGCAATTCGGATCAATATAATTTTTGTTTGGTTTGATTCAGTTTAATTAGTAACATTAAAAATATAAAAAGTATTTGATATTTACGTGATTTGGATCATATTAAAAATATGAAATAATATATTTTGAAAAAATATATGTTCAGAAAATTTGGTATATATATTATATATATTTTATAAATATACAAATAGTATTCTCAAATATATATATATATATATATATATGTATGTATGAAAGGTGTTCAAAATGTATATTGTTTGGTATCGATTTCTGGTTACGTACACATATCAAATACACTTAATTATTAAAAAATCTATTATATATTTTGAAAAACGGTTTTTCATTGTAAATCACATCCATTTGAACACACTAGTATGTTCATATTCACATTTTTGATATCTCAACACTATATGTATTAAATAATCGTAACAAATACCATAAAGGAAAAATTCTTATAAACACATCAAAATTGAAGATAAAATGAATATGTGCGTTATTTAATAGAACTAGACAAAACAAAAATTGTATCTTTTTAACATGACAAAGGCGTTATCTGACACAAAATCGTCCCGCACATGTGTAATAATATTGTCAAATGTCAATATAATTGATTGGTAAAAATCTTACCTTCCACATGACTATCATGAGAATCCTATTTAATTGCTAAAATATTTTTCTATTTTTTTTAAAACATATTATATTACATAATTATCAAGAATGAAGTATTTACTTGTTGTGGAGTAAAAGAAAAAATGTATTTGATATCGATAAAATTATTAAGACAAAATTATGCTGACATGATTTTTGAAAGCACCCAAATTTATGATGTCCAGAGGGCATCTATGCTATACTAAAAAGAGAATAAGATCACCATTTAGTCTGTCCACGTAAGCACGAAAAATCAGCCAACAGAAAAAATCAAATATGCTATGTCAGCTCAGCATAAATCGAAATTATAAATTCTGGGCTAGCTTAAATCAAGATTAATAAATTTTCGGTTTTTCATATGGGCTCATAATATATTTTGGAAAAAGTCCAGTTTTAAACTCCTAAATATCTGTTTCTTACACCTTTCATAGAACGGAGTGGTCGCTCGATCGATTTGGTTCACACAGTTCGTCTTCTCCGTTTATCTCTGCAAATCTCCATAACCACAACCCCTCTTGACCAATCAATTTATGTCCTAACCAATCAAAATAAGAAAAGCTCTCATATTATTTAGTTTATATTTGTCAAAAAACACAAAATAATTTTAGGTGAGAACACTACTTTAGGACCTTTGACGTTCTCGATTCTCTTGATCTCAGTTTCATTGACTGTTTCGCAAAGTTATCAAACATCTTCAATTAATCTCTTCAAATTCTTTCAACCATTTATTTGTCCCTTAATTCAGTTCTTCTGTTCTTTGAGCTCCTTCAAATTCTTTCAAGAATTTCATTTTTCCTCAAATCAGCTCCTATATTCTATGAACAACTACGTCTCAGAGATTTCAAAAAGAAGTTTCATATACGACAACAAAGAC
This genomic interval from Brassica oleracea var. oleracea cultivar TO1000 chromosome C2, BOL, whole genome shotgun sequence contains the following:
- the LOC106325728 gene encoding homeobox-leucine zipper protein HDG9-like gives rise to the protein MDSNHDSSSSNGLETSMSTTNGDNKIYHRHSIHQIQRLEAYFKECPHPDDMQRHKLGEELKLKPKQIKFWFQNKRTQAKAQSEKVFNASLRAENIRIRRENEVIQEALKTVTCPPCGGPRPGKEERELYLQKMRAHNAYLKRQREQISDFVNNNGGHSIPSVNSLASTSSNPHVSYGTSSNPPLEPPSLEREPYTHEHINNAQPPQHFQPLSQMEKMMMSQTMVNAVTEIIRLIHIEEPMWIKSSIDDRLVIDQENYEKSFTNISHLKSPSARIESSKEVVVVPMDARNLVDMFFDTEKWARIFSTIVNEAKTIHVLESMDTQRQNFSQLIYEQLHILSPLVPPREFMILRCCQQIEDDLWVIADVSCHHVNIDFESPTCSKRPSGCLIQALPNGLSKVTWMEHVEVNEKVRTHRIYRDLLCGGFGYGARRWTVTLERMCERLHLSSISVFPTTDLAGVVKTIEGRRSLMNLGERMLKNFAWILKMSGNYDFSQLSETNSSGVRVSVRVNSEFGQPTGLIVCAASSLCLPLSPLEVYNFLTNLEIRHQWDVLCHGYPAAEVAGFATGTDDKNRVNILQTTSTTEDADMMIIQDSFRDALGGMVVYAPVDLNTASAAVSGQVNPSGIPILPSGFIISRDGHHFTSPDLEDGSDYSTSLLTVAFQILVSGPTLSGDLQIEESTTTVNTLITSTLQRIKVMLNCNEGK